From one Flavobacteriales bacterium genomic stretch:
- a CDS encoding CBS domain-containing protein yields the protein MHAIDLITADIPPLKPQDDVSRALDWMEEFKVSHLPVVESRRLVGMVHDQELVDRNDPRASVGIVMDSVEIPFARGGQHIYEVMKLFSERGLTVVPVLDDMGVYQGAITEHEALKRLAQVTNIQEPGSIVVLEMNQNDYSLFEIARLVESNDCKVLSVYTRTLPDSARMEVTLKINREDISEVLRSFDRYELFVKSTYQGSKLHDDLRGRYDELMRFINL from the coding sequence ATGCACGCCATCGACCTGATCACCGCCGACATCCCGCCGCTGAAGCCGCAGGACGATGTGAGCCGTGCCCTCGACTGGATGGAGGAGTTCAAGGTGAGCCATCTGCCCGTGGTCGAGAGCCGAAGGCTCGTGGGCATGGTGCATGACCAGGAACTGGTTGATCGCAACGATCCGCGGGCCTCGGTGGGCATCGTGATGGACAGCGTGGAGATTCCGTTCGCGCGCGGCGGACAGCACATCTACGAGGTGATGAAGCTGTTCAGCGAGCGTGGCCTCACCGTGGTGCCCGTGCTCGACGACATGGGCGTGTACCAAGGGGCGATCACCGAGCACGAAGCGCTCAAGCGGCTGGCGCAGGTCACCAACATCCAGGAGCCCGGCAGCATCGTGGTGCTGGAGATGAACCAGAACGATTACAGCCTCTTCGAGATCGCACGGCTCGTGGAATCGAATGACTGCAAGGTGCTGAGCGTGTACACGCGCACCCTTCCGGATTCAGCGCGCATGGAGGTGACGCTGAAGATCAACCGGGAGGACATCAGCGAGGTGCTGCGCAGCTTCGACCGCTATGAGCTTTTCGTGAAGAGCACCTACCAGGGCAGCAAGCTCCATGACGACCTGCGCGGCCGGTACGATGAGCTGATGCGGTTCATCAATCTTTGA
- a CDS encoding BamA/TamA family outer membrane protein, translated as MPRALCLICAFAITAGAVKGQAAAPAPVVVLGIAINGNKATKDRIILRELLVQEGDTLEAVTLSERLERSRQNLMNTGLFNTAAVLPLYIDLQRVVVEVEVHERWTIWPSPIFQLADPNFNTWWRTFNRDPDRVNYGAYLYKYNFRGRNETLYIKAQFGYTRQFGFRYKVPGVDRKGRFGLSIGAHYTEQAEVTAGTEGNRRVLLRRTDGPNRDEQKADLELSLRRNHDVRHYLRAAFIQASITDTVRATAVDYFNGDAASARYITLGYGIIWDRRDLRIYPRAGHYAEGRIDRLGLGLLSENAPDLTTAYVTLKKWWRLGDPVTLALGARAKHTWGTPPYYAQEGLGYGHFVRGYEYYVIDGEHFTLGKANAVFQLVRPRNQRAEFMPAEAFRSLYFAVYLNVFADAGRVWDSRYADANFLAGQWMSGYGIGLDLVTSYDQVVRTEYTLNALGEHGFFLHFSQPF; from the coding sequence ATGCCGCGCGCCCTTTGCCTGATCTGCGCCTTCGCCATCACGGCAGGGGCCGTCAAGGGCCAGGCTGCGGCGCCGGCGCCGGTCGTCGTGCTCGGCATCGCGATCAACGGCAACAAGGCCACCAAGGATCGGATCATCCTCCGCGAGCTGCTCGTGCAAGAGGGTGACACGCTTGAAGCCGTGACCCTTTCGGAGCGCTTGGAACGGAGCCGGCAGAACCTGATGAACACGGGGCTCTTCAATACGGCCGCGGTCCTGCCCTTGTACATCGACCTGCAGCGCGTCGTGGTCGAGGTTGAGGTGCACGAGCGATGGACCATCTGGCCCTCGCCCATCTTCCAGCTCGCGGACCCCAACTTCAACACCTGGTGGCGCACCTTCAACCGCGACCCGGACCGGGTGAATTATGGCGCGTACCTGTACAAGTACAACTTCCGCGGGCGGAACGAGACGCTCTACATCAAGGCGCAATTCGGCTACACGCGGCAGTTCGGATTCCGCTACAAGGTGCCGGGCGTCGATCGCAAAGGGCGGTTCGGCCTGAGCATCGGTGCGCATTACACCGAGCAGGCCGAGGTCACGGCGGGGACCGAGGGCAATCGGCGCGTGCTGCTGCGCCGCACCGACGGGCCCAACCGCGACGAGCAGAAGGCCGACCTGGAGCTGAGCCTGCGCCGCAATCACGATGTGCGCCACTACCTCCGCGCGGCATTCATACAGGCCAGCATCACCGATACCGTGCGCGCAACGGCGGTGGACTATTTCAATGGCGATGCCGCCTCGGCGCGCTACATCACCCTCGGCTACGGCATCATCTGGGACCGCCGGGACCTGCGCATCTACCCGCGCGCCGGGCATTACGCGGAAGGGCGCATCGACCGGCTCGGCCTCGGCCTGCTCAGCGAAAACGCGCCGGATCTCACCACGGCCTACGTGACGCTGAAGAAGTGGTGGCGGCTCGGCGATCCGGTGACGCTCGCTCTCGGAGCGCGCGCCAAGCACACTTGGGGCACCCCGCCGTACTATGCGCAGGAGGGCCTCGGCTATGGGCATTTCGTGCGGGGCTATGAGTACTACGTGATCGATGGCGAGCACTTCACCCTCGGCAAGGCCAATGCGGTCTTCCAACTGGTGCGGCCGCGCAACCAGCGCGCGGAGTTCATGCCGGCCGAGGCCTTCCGATCGCTCTACTTCGCCGTGTACCTCAATGTGTTCGCCGATGCGGGCCGCGTGTGGGACAGCCGATACGCCGACGCCAACTTCCTGGCAGGGCAATGGATGAGCGGCTACGGCATCGGCCTCGACCTGGTGACCAGCTACGATCAGGTGGTGCGCACCGAATACACCCTCAACGCGTTGGGCGAGCACGGCTTCTTCCTACATTTCTCGCAACCCTTCTGA
- a CDS encoding NAD kinase, with the protein MRAAVHGRDMNRGMAPVLGDSLARMHRAGITPVLTRQVAEWLSACDVPVTDAVLTEADPARQEIDLCISLGGDGTLLDTVALLGRAGIPVVGINLGRLGFLSSVRHEDMDAALSAIRNGRYALQDRALLQVIGHSEQLGTDDFALNEVSVHKRDTSSMISVRVFLGDDYLNTYWSDGLIIATPTGSTAYSLSCGGPILYPTSDALVINPISPHNLNVRPFVVPDHYAIRLELESRGDRCLLNLDARGHTIDGRATVTIRRAPFTVKIAQLDGHDFLQTLREKLNWGLDLRSGGV; encoded by the coding sequence ATGCGCGCAGCAGTCCACGGACGCGACATGAATCGCGGCATGGCGCCGGTGCTGGGTGATTCACTTGCGCGGATGCACCGCGCAGGCATCACCCCGGTGCTCACGCGGCAGGTCGCCGAATGGCTTTCGGCCTGCGATGTCCCAGTGACCGATGCCGTGCTCACCGAAGCCGATCCTGCGCGGCAGGAAATCGACCTCTGCATCAGCCTTGGCGGCGATGGCACCCTTCTAGATACCGTGGCGCTGCTGGGCCGCGCCGGCATCCCTGTGGTCGGCATCAACCTGGGCCGGCTGGGTTTCCTCAGCAGCGTGCGGCACGAGGACATGGATGCGGCGCTCTCCGCGATCAGGAATGGCCGTTACGCGTTGCAGGACCGCGCCCTGCTGCAGGTGATCGGCCATTCGGAGCAGCTCGGCACGGACGATTTCGCGCTCAACGAGGTGAGCGTTCACAAGCGCGACACCAGCAGCATGATCAGCGTGCGCGTCTTCCTCGGCGACGATTATCTGAACACCTATTGGAGCGACGGCCTCATCATCGCCACGCCGACCGGCAGCACGGCATATTCCCTCAGCTGCGGCGGCCCCATCCTTTACCCCACGAGCGATGCGCTGGTGATCAATCCCATCTCGCCGCACAACCTCAATGTCCGGCCATTCGTTGTGCCCGACCACTACGCCATCCGACTGGAGCTGGAGTCCCGCGGCGATCGCTGCCTGCTGAACCTCGATGCGCGCGGCCACACCATCGATGGCCGAGCAACCGTCACCATCCGCCGCGCGCCGTTCACCGTGAAGATCGCGCAGCTCGATGGCCACGATTTCCTGCAAACGCTGCGCGAGAAGCTCAACTGGGGGCTCGACCTGCGAAGCGGAGGGGTGTGA
- a CDS encoding gamma carbonic anhydrase family protein, with protein MALIRSVRGFTPQLGHDCFLAETAVVIGDTVMGDGCSVWYNAVVRGDVNSIRIGHRVNIQDGAVLHCTYEKCGLSIGDDVSIGHNAIVHGCTVHDKVLIGMGAIVMDLAVIGAGSVIAAGAVVTQGTVVEPGSLMAGVPAKRIGPVSADLSQNEIERIARNYGMYAGWFKEG; from the coding sequence ATGGCGCTGATCCGATCCGTACGCGGCTTCACTCCGCAATTGGGCCATGACTGCTTCCTGGCCGAGACCGCCGTGGTCATTGGCGATACCGTGATGGGCGATGGCTGCAGCGTGTGGTACAATGCCGTAGTGCGCGGCGATGTGAACAGCATCCGCATCGGCCACCGCGTGAACATCCAGGATGGCGCGGTGCTGCACTGCACCTATGAGAAGTGCGGCCTCAGCATCGGCGATGATGTGAGCATTGGGCACAATGCGATCGTGCATGGCTGCACGGTGCATGACAAGGTGCTCATCGGAATGGGCGCCATCGTCATGGATCTGGCGGTGATCGGTGCCGGCAGCGTGATCGCCGCCGGTGCGGTGGTCACGCAAGGCACTGTGGTGGAGCCCGGCAGCCTCATGGCCGGGGTGCCCGCCAAGCGCATCGGTCCGGTCAGCGCGGACCTTTCGCAGAACGAGATTGAGCGCATCGCCCGCAACTACGGCATGTATGCCGGCTGGTTCAAGGAAGGCTGA
- a CDS encoding heavy-metal-associated domain-containing protein yields the protein MRTLFIALALLLAGIASAQKKSAHLDIVSSTVCDMCKETIEKEMIYEKGVKKVSVDLATSTVHVEYDAKKNSPEKLRAALITLGYAADGTPGDPKAFEKLPACCQKEGCGKLPDEGKH from the coding sequence ATGAGAACCCTGTTCATCGCGCTCGCCCTGCTCCTTGCGGGGATCGCCAGCGCCCAAAAGAAGTCCGCCCACCTCGACATCGTGAGCAGCACCGTCTGCGACATGTGCAAAGAGACCATCGAGAAGGAGATGATCTACGAGAAGGGCGTGAAGAAGGTAAGCGTGGACCTCGCCACGAGCACGGTGCATGTCGAGTACGATGCGAAGAAGAATTCCCCCGAGAAGCTCCGCGCCGCGCTGATCACGCTCGGCTACGCTGCGGATGGCACGCCCGGCGATCCCAAAGCCTTCGAAAAGCTGCCTGCTTGCTGCCAGAAGGAAGGCTGCGGGAAATTGCCGGACGAAGGCAAGCACTGA
- a CDS encoding TonB-dependent receptor, translating into MPFHRTPPLLLLLLLQLPRFAAGTHAQTITGTVKAADSGEVLPGANIYWLGTTQGTSADMNGAFTIESPAQWPASLVASFVGYKPDTLKLMQAPAAAMTFKLRWAAAIGPVEVVERTQGTQLSTRSINATEQIGQKELKRAACCDLSESFETNATVDVNYSDAVSGTKTIRMLGLDGKYAQMSLENIPFVRGLSTSSGLTLIPGTWIKDINLSKGAGTAVNGPNAMTGQIDLCLLNPLDEPPLFVNLYGNSQGRMEANVHAAQRTGANSANLLLVHGNWFDRAMDQNSDGLLDMPRTKRVNVMNRWMHLGERKSGQFTVRAVHDERVGGQDAMHAADNGHAHHGMGLYRIDVLNRMLDGIAKHGWVFKGDASKSIGLIASGRWHESNSTYGLRSYAGEQRSAYASAVYQQLLRDGNDQVKAGLSFQYDDYDERFASLRHDAPTDTLQYLDLGRTERMPGAFAEHTLKRERLTVVSGLRFDANERFGNVLSPRVHAKYDANPLTVLRASIGHGFRTANPLVENAAVMASSRYIALEGTLGMERAWNFGASALRKFKWLDRKWAIGIDAYHTRFTQQVIADMDRDPLTLALYMLDGQSYANSVLTDVQVDLSRAFQLKLSHRWYEVRSTYDGRLRERPFTPSHRGLIDLAYTSPAEHWRFDINLNLFGEGRLPDTRPNPSEGLRFPERSPAFATLHAQLTYSAGALEIYLGGENLTSTLQQQQVIAPDDPYGPYFDASLIWGPTNKAMLYGGLRCSIKRNTKQP; encoded by the coding sequence ATGCCTTTCCATCGAACTCCTCCTTTACTCCTGCTTCTGCTGCTGCAGCTTCCGCGGTTCGCTGCTGGAACGCACGCACAAACGATCACCGGCACGGTGAAGGCCGCCGATTCCGGCGAGGTCCTGCCCGGAGCCAACATCTATTGGCTGGGCACTACGCAGGGCACATCAGCCGATATGAACGGGGCCTTCACCATCGAATCGCCCGCGCAATGGCCGGCGAGCCTGGTCGCGTCCTTCGTTGGATACAAGCCGGATACGCTCAAGCTGATGCAAGCACCGGCCGCCGCAATGACCTTCAAGCTGCGCTGGGCCGCGGCCATTGGTCCGGTTGAAGTGGTGGAGCGCACCCAGGGCACGCAGCTCAGCACGCGCAGCATCAACGCCACCGAACAGATCGGCCAGAAGGAGCTGAAGCGCGCCGCCTGCTGCGATCTCAGCGAGAGCTTCGAGACCAACGCCACGGTGGATGTGAACTACAGCGATGCGGTCTCCGGCACCAAGACCATCCGCATGCTCGGCCTCGATGGCAAGTACGCGCAGATGAGCCTCGAGAACATCCCCTTCGTGCGCGGCCTCAGCACCAGCAGCGGCCTCACGCTCATTCCCGGCACCTGGATCAAGGACATCAACCTGAGCAAGGGCGCAGGCACCGCGGTGAACGGTCCGAATGCAATGACGGGGCAGATCGACCTCTGCCTGCTCAATCCGCTGGATGAGCCGCCGCTCTTCGTGAACCTCTATGGCAACAGCCAAGGGCGCATGGAAGCCAACGTCCATGCCGCGCAGCGTACCGGTGCCAACAGCGCGAACCTGCTGCTCGTGCATGGCAACTGGTTCGATCGGGCCATGGACCAGAACAGCGATGGGCTGCTCGACATGCCGCGCACCAAACGCGTGAATGTCATGAACCGGTGGATGCACCTCGGCGAGCGCAAGAGCGGGCAGTTCACCGTGCGCGCCGTGCATGACGAACGCGTGGGCGGGCAGGATGCGATGCATGCTGCTGACAATGGGCACGCGCATCACGGCATGGGGCTGTACCGCATCGATGTGCTCAACCGCATGCTCGATGGCATCGCGAAGCATGGCTGGGTGTTCAAGGGCGATGCGAGCAAGAGCATCGGTTTGATCGCGAGCGGGCGCTGGCACGAATCGAATTCGACCTATGGGCTGCGCAGCTACGCAGGCGAGCAGCGCAGTGCGTACGCCAGCGCCGTGTACCAGCAATTGCTGCGCGATGGCAACGACCAGGTCAAGGCCGGCCTGAGCTTCCAGTACGACGATTACGATGAGCGCTTCGCGAGTCTGCGCCATGATGCGCCCACCGACACGCTCCAATACCTCGACCTGGGCCGCACCGAGCGCATGCCGGGAGCCTTCGCGGAGCACACCTTGAAGCGCGAGCGTCTCACCGTAGTGAGCGGACTGCGCTTCGACGCGAACGAGCGATTCGGCAACGTGCTCAGCCCACGGGTGCATGCGAAGTACGACGCGAACCCGCTCACCGTGCTGCGCGCCAGCATCGGGCATGGCTTCCGCACCGCGAACCCACTGGTGGAGAACGCCGCCGTGATGGCGAGCTCGCGCTACATCGCGCTGGAAGGAACGCTCGGCATGGAGCGCGCCTGGAACTTCGGCGCCAGCGCGCTGCGCAAATTCAAATGGCTCGACCGCAAATGGGCCATCGGCATCGATGCCTATCACACGCGCTTCACGCAGCAAGTGATCGCCGACATGGACCGCGACCCGCTCACCCTCGCGCTCTACATGCTCGACGGGCAATCGTACGCCAACAGCGTGCTTACCGATGTGCAGGTGGATCTATCGCGCGCCTTCCAGCTGAAGCTGAGCCATCGCTGGTACGAGGTGCGCTCCACCTACGATGGCCGCTTGCGCGAACGACCCTTCACGCCCAGCCACCGCGGCCTCATCGACCTCGCTTACACCAGCCCCGCCGAGCATTGGCGATTCGACATCAACCTGAATCTCTTCGGCGAGGGCCGACTGCCCGACACGCGTCCGAATCCCAGCGAAGGGCTGCGCTTCCCGGAACGATCGCCAGCCTTCGCCACCTTGCATGCGCAGCTCACCTACTCCGCTGGCGCACTCGAGATCTACCTCGGCGGCGAGAACCTCACCAGTACCCTGCAGCAGCAGCAAGTCATCGCACCGGATGACCCCTATGGCCCGTACTTTGACGCCAGCCTGATCTGGGGCCCCACGAACAAAGCCATGCTATATGGCGGGCTCCGCTGCTCCATCAAACGCAACACCAAGCAACCATGA
- a CDS encoding NifU family protein, translated as MEATEPMITGKRPPVTVYAESTPNPTTMRFVSSRLLVPDGRILEFRSPNEPAGVSPLAEKVFNLPFVTGVLLSGNFISVTKNNSVDWDLVQLELREYIQEFLNTDGRVVYDDAPAQALADANERASSHAEAKGPDDEKIIRVLEEYIRPAVEGDGGHIAFRSFIDGQVTVSLRGSCSGCPSSMVTLKQGIENLLKHEVPGVREVVAEEL; from the coding sequence ATGGAAGCCACAGAGCCAATGATCACCGGCAAGCGCCCGCCGGTAACCGTGTACGCAGAGTCCACGCCGAACCCGACCACCATGCGATTCGTGAGCAGCCGCCTGCTGGTGCCCGATGGTCGCATCCTCGAGTTCCGCTCGCCCAACGAGCCAGCAGGTGTTTCGCCATTGGCGGAGAAGGTCTTCAACCTGCCTTTCGTCACCGGCGTGCTCCTGAGCGGCAACTTCATCAGCGTCACCAAGAACAACTCGGTCGATTGGGACCTGGTGCAGTTGGAGCTGCGCGAGTACATCCAAGAGTTCCTGAACACCGATGGTCGCGTGGTGTACGATGATGCACCTGCGCAGGCCCTGGCCGATGCCAACGAGCGCGCGAGCTCGCATGCCGAAGCGAAGGGCCCCGACGACGAGAAGATCATCCGCGTGCTGGAGGAATACATCCGCCCGGCCGTGGAGGGCGACGGCGGCCACATCGCCTTCCGCTCCTTCATCGACGGTCAGGTGACGGTCTCCCTGCGCGGATCATGCAGTGGATGCCCCAGCAGCATGGTCACCTTGAAGCAGGGCATCGAAAATCTGCTGAAGCACGAGGTGCCGGGCGTGCGGGAGGTGGTGGCGGAGGAGCTGTAG
- a CDS encoding T9SS type A sorting domain-containing protein: MRSLLLSIAATGCLFAEAQITYSVQDGDWSDPATWDCNCIPEVHNAEVLHQVRIAGNTFLMQRVHVTPVGSLFMDEYFSVVIMDTVINDGLMDLIGDIDVDWAMINNSTVHIDGVMHIDGVLTMGGPDAALTLDDIGNYDTIEGEGRICVSGFSENTGTIQGEIDFCDLTPTVSSPPFIDMNSGTVMGSVTYCAEGGCGLNAVADFQHALSGVRAYPVPAQDWLTIEAPAQARITLLDGSGREVLSAFSPQSGRSTLSISSIPSGVYVAEVRDGTALHGIRVVIAR; this comes from the coding sequence ATGAGGAGCTTGCTGTTGAGCATTGCTGCGACAGGCTGCCTGTTTGCCGAGGCGCAGATCACCTATTCCGTGCAGGACGGCGACTGGAGCGACCCCGCCACCTGGGATTGCAACTGCATACCCGAAGTGCACAACGCGGAGGTGCTGCACCAAGTGCGCATCGCTGGCAACACCTTCCTCATGCAGCGCGTGCATGTGACTCCCGTGGGCAGCCTTTTCATGGATGAGTACTTTTCGGTGGTGATCATGGATACGGTCATCAACGACGGGCTCATGGACCTGATCGGTGACATCGACGTGGACTGGGCCATGATCAACAACAGCACCGTGCACATCGATGGTGTCATGCACATCGACGGCGTGCTCACCATGGGCGGCCCCGATGCGGCGCTCACGCTCGATGATATCGGCAACTACGATACGATCGAGGGCGAGGGCCGCATCTGCGTTTCGGGCTTCTCGGAGAACACCGGCACCATCCAGGGCGAGATCGATTTCTGCGACCTCACCCCCACGGTATCATCACCGCCCTTCATCGATATGAATTCCGGGACCGTGATGGGCTCGGTGACTTATTGTGCAGAGGGAGGTTGCGGGCTGAATGCGGTGGCCGACTTTCAACACGCCCTGTCCGGCGTGCGCGCATATCCCGTTCCCGCGCAGGATTGGTTGACTATTGAGGCACCAGCCCAAGCGCGGATCACCCTGCTCGATGGCAGCGGCCGCGAGGTCCTTTCGGCGTTTTCGCCGCAATCGGGCCGGAGCACCTTGAGCATTTCATCGATTCCCTCAGGCGTTTATGTTGCTGAGGTGCGTGATGGAACTGCTCTGCACGGAATCCGCGTGGTGATCGCGCGGTGA
- the pruA gene encoding L-glutamate gamma-semialdehyde dehydrogenase encodes MSQYTVPQPKNEPVLSYAPNTPERAALQAELDRRLRARIDAPMHIAGHAIETKDLRRMSPPHKHAHHLGNAHFGEAKHVRAAIDAALKAKRDWENMPFAERAAIMLKAADLIAGPYRASINAATMLGQGKNAFQAEIDAACELIDFLRFNVAYAEQIYRDQPVSSPGVWNRLEYRALEGFVFALTPFNFTAIAGNLPASCALMGNTVVWKCADTQAYSAQVLMEVFMAAGLPSGVINLVHVNGPVAGEQIFAHKDFAGIHFTGSTGVFRHIWQTIGSNLPKYRSYPRIVGETGGKDFVVAHPSADAKVVATALSRGAFEFQGQKCSAASRAYIPANLWPDVKKELLADLADMKMGDPRDFSNFIGAVIDERAFDKISGYIDALKHDKKNIKIIAGGKHDKKVGYFIQPTVAETKDPKSKTMCEEIFGPVLTVYIYPENKWSETLKLVDSTGEYALTGAVISNDRKSIIEAQEVLRHAAGNFYINDKPTGAVVGQQPFGGARGSGTNDKAGSYLNLIRWVSPRTIKETFVPPTDHRYPFLG; translated from the coding sequence ATGAGCCAATACACCGTCCCCCAGCCGAAGAACGAGCCCGTCCTGTCCTACGCGCCCAACACGCCTGAGCGCGCTGCCCTGCAGGCCGAGCTGGACCGCCGCCTGCGCGCGCGCATCGATGCGCCCATGCACATCGCCGGGCATGCCATCGAGACCAAGGACCTGCGCCGCATGAGCCCGCCGCACAAGCACGCGCACCACCTGGGCAACGCGCATTTCGGTGAAGCGAAGCACGTGCGCGCCGCCATCGATGCTGCCCTCAAGGCTAAGCGCGATTGGGAGAACATGCCCTTCGCAGAGCGCGCGGCGATCATGCTCAAGGCCGCAGACCTCATCGCAGGCCCTTATCGAGCGAGCATCAATGCCGCCACCATGCTCGGCCAGGGCAAGAACGCGTTCCAGGCCGAGATCGATGCCGCTTGCGAGCTCATCGACTTCCTGCGCTTCAACGTGGCCTATGCGGAGCAGATCTACCGTGATCAGCCTGTCTCATCACCCGGCGTGTGGAACCGCTTGGAGTACCGTGCGCTCGAGGGCTTCGTTTTCGCGCTCACGCCCTTCAATTTCACGGCCATCGCCGGCAACCTGCCCGCCAGCTGCGCCCTCATGGGCAACACCGTGGTCTGGAAATGCGCCGACACCCAGGCTTACAGCGCACAAGTGCTCATGGAGGTCTTCATGGCCGCTGGTCTGCCGTCGGGCGTGATCAACCTGGTGCATGTGAACGGCCCCGTAGCGGGCGAGCAGATCTTCGCGCACAAGGACTTCGCGGGCATCCACTTCACCGGCAGCACCGGCGTGTTCCGGCACATCTGGCAGACCATCGGGAGCAACCTGCCCAAGTACCGCAGCTATCCGCGCATCGTAGGCGAGACCGGCGGCAAGGACTTCGTGGTCGCGCACCCCAGCGCCGATGCCAAGGTGGTGGCCACAGCGCTCTCCCGCGGCGCCTTTGAGTTCCAAGGGCAGAAGTGCAGCGCCGCCAGCCGCGCGTACATCCCGGCCAATCTCTGGCCCGATGTGAAGAAGGAATTGCTCGCCGACCTCGCCGACATGAAGATGGGCGACCCGCGCGACTTCTCGAACTTCATCGGCGCTGTGATCGATGAGCGCGCCTTCGACAAGATCAGCGGCTACATCGATGCGCTGAAGCACGACAAGAAGAATATCAAGATCATCGCGGGCGGCAAGCACGACAAGAAGGTCGGCTACTTCATCCAGCCCACCGTGGCCGAGACGAAGGACCCGAAGAGCAAGACCATGTGCGAGGAGATCTTCGGGCCGGTGCTCACCGTGTACATCTACCCGGAGAACAAATGGAGCGAGACGCTCAAGCTGGTGGATTCAACCGGCGAGTACGCGCTCACTGGCGCCGTGATCAGCAACGACCGCAAGAGCATCATCGAAGCCCAGGAGGTCCTACGCCATGCTGCGGGCAACTTCTACATCAACGACAAGCCCACCGGCGCCGTGGTGGGCCAGCAGCCCTTCGGCGGCGCACGCGGCAGCGGCACCAACGACAAGGCCGGCAGCTACCTCAACCTCATCCGCTGGGTGAGCCCGCGCACCATCAAGGAGACCTTCGTTCCACCGACGGATCACCGGTATCCGTTCTTGGGCTAG
- a CDS encoding sodium-dependent bicarbonate transport family permease, which produces MDYSHLFSNLTNPTLLFFVLGIVAHLVKSDLEIPPTTIKFISLYLLFAIGFKGGQELAHEHLNAQFISELLFGMAIASVIPFYAFFLLKRKLGVQNAGAIAAAYGSVSAVTFVAASGFLEAKELPFSGHMVAIMALMESPAIIVGMVLLMRYDKESTERPTLSHMLKHSFTNGSVLMLIGSLIIGLVADTKQAEGIKPFTTDIFKGFLAVFLLEMGMVTAARFKAFRDYGWFASAVALLLPLVNGCAVAWISGCITPGAGDRFMFATLAASGSYIAVPAAMRLAAPKADPGLYIPMALGVTFPFNITLGMPLYMAIVQSA; this is translated from the coding sequence ATGGATTACTCCCACCTGTTCTCGAACCTCACCAACCCGACGCTGCTCTTCTTCGTGCTGGGCATCGTGGCCCATCTCGTGAAGAGCGACCTGGAGATCCCGCCCACCACCATCAAGTTCATCTCGCTCTACCTGCTCTTCGCGATCGGCTTCAAGGGCGGACAGGAACTGGCGCACGAGCACCTGAACGCGCAATTCATCAGCGAGCTGCTCTTCGGCATGGCCATCGCGAGCGTGATCCCCTTCTATGCCTTCTTCCTGCTGAAGCGCAAGCTAGGCGTTCAGAACGCCGGGGCAATCGCAGCGGCCTACGGATCGGTGAGCGCGGTGACCTTTGTTGCCGCCAGCGGTTTCCTGGAAGCGAAGGAGCTGCCCTTCAGCGGGCACATGGTGGCGATCATGGCGCTCATGGAGAGCCCGGCCATCATCGTGGGCATGGTGCTGCTGATGCGCTACGATAAGGAGAGCACTGAAAGGCCCACCCTCAGCCACATGCTCAAGCACTCCTTCACCAACGGGAGCGTACTCATGCTCATCGGTAGCCTCATCATCGGCCTCGTGGCCGATACCAAGCAGGCCGAGGGCATAAAACCATTCACCACGGACATCTTCAAAGGATTTCTGGCGGTGTTCCTGCTCGAGATGGGCATGGTAACGGCCGCGCGCTTCAAGGCTTTCAGGGACTACGGATGGTTCGCCAGCGCCGTAGCCCTGTTGCTCCCGCTGGTGAACGGTTGCGCGGTCGCCTGGATCAGCGGCTGCATCACCCCGGGCGCAGGCGACCGTTTCATGTTCGCCACGCTGGCGGCCAGCGGAAGCTACATCGCCGTGCCTGCGGCCATGCGCTTGGCAGCCCCGAAGGCCGATCCCGGGCTCTATATCCCCATGGCACTCGGTGTCACCTTCCCATTCAACATCACCTTGGGCATGCCTCTGTACATGGCCATTGTGCAATCAGCATGA